A genomic region of Oceanivirga salmonicida contains the following coding sequences:
- a CDS encoding HAD-IIB family hydrolase — MERLIITDLDGTFVQNSINVEKLDLKRFKEFAKNNLIAVATGRSVKEIEYIEKENDILFDYKIGFNGAQIIDKNGNEIFNELIDTVNLKKLYDYFKEKKLVFDALDGKKRIGNFMHDKPESLWDMEMICTEYPFDLLENRDIYKINVRPDRNKEVEIFNDLMQKFGDSLSIVKTSRTRIEICAKDISKGNAIKKIMEKTPYYTIGIGDSENDRAMFNVVDYSICMSHSPDELKEIANLVVDKISMIDKI; from the coding sequence ATGGAGAGACTTATAATCACAGATTTAGATGGAACTTTTGTACAAAATTCTATAAATGTTGAAAAACTTGATTTAAAAAGATTTAAAGAATTTGCAAAAAATAATTTAATAGCGGTAGCAACAGGAAGATCTGTAAAAGAAATAGAATATATAGAAAAAGAAAATGATATTTTATTTGATTATAAAATTGGATTTAATGGAGCACAAATTATAGACAAAAATGGAAATGAAATTTTTAATGAATTGATAGATACTGTTAATCTTAAAAAATTATATGATTATTTCAAAGAAAAAAAATTGGTTTTTGATGCATTAGATGGTAAGAAAAGAATAGGAAATTTTATGCATGATAAACCAGAGTCATTATGGGATATGGAAATGATTTGCACTGAATACCCTTTTGACCTTTTAGAAAATAGAGATATTTATAAAATAAATGTAAGACCTGATAGAAACAAAGAAGTTGAAATATTTAATGATTTAATGCAAAAATTTGGCGATAGTTTAAGTATAGTTAAAACTTCTAGAACAAGAATAGAAATATGTGCAAAAGATATTTCTAAGGGGAATGCAATAAAAAAAATCATGGAAAAGACACCTTATTATACAATAGGTATAGGAGATTCTGAAAATGATAGAGCAATGTTTAATGTTGTCGATTATTCAATTTGTATGTCTCACTCACCAGATGAATTAAAAGAAATAGCTAATTTAGTGGTTGATAAAATTTCTATGATAGATAAGATATAA
- a CDS encoding PTS transporter subunit EIIC has product MERNRFVVAFEKFGRSFLLPVSVLPAAGILLGIGKAFTYKSTVELYPFLNNPIIKIFMGLLVTLGQVAFKNLPIIFAIGVCVGLAKREKGSAALSALIGFLTLHYVLNFLLKSSGSLADKAELSKQMQTVILGIQTMDLNVFGGIIAGLVAYLVHRKAITLTLPSVVGFFSGPRLVPIMVMPVMAIVSIIIFFVWPYVQVVINLASVAILKSSYVGTFLYSVTERILLPFGLHHGLNWPIRTTELGGIFVVDGKTVAGTINAYMAAISSPDAIIDPNITRFSSGKFVYNMFGLVGAAFAMYRTAKPEKRKLIGSLLLAAAGSSFLTGITEPLEFTFLFVAPALYGVHAILCGLTLLSMNIAGAAFLTPTGHGFINFVIYGVLQGTRTKWYLILIAGPICFIVYYFVFKYMILKFNFKTPGREDEDEVFLATKEETRAKYGLKTLKDEMQEKSNEKMSVREQALGLIEAHGGKENIVEVDACITRLRINVKDKSLIDKEIIKSKYKALGFVESGMQMQSIYGAHANVLKMEIREILRMEG; this is encoded by the coding sequence ATGGAAAGAAACAGATTTGTAGTTGCTTTTGAAAAATTTGGCAGAAGTTTTTTATTACCAGTTTCAGTATTACCTGCTGCTGGTATATTACTTGGAATAGGAAAGGCATTTACATATAAGTCAACAGTTGAATTATACCCATTCTTAAATAATCCAATTATTAAGATTTTTATGGGATTACTTGTAACATTAGGACAAGTTGCATTTAAAAATTTACCAATAATATTTGCTATTGGAGTTTGTGTAGGACTTGCTAAAAGAGAAAAAGGGTCAGCAGCATTATCTGCTTTAATAGGATTTTTAACATTGCACTATGTATTAAACTTTTTATTAAAAAGTTCAGGTTCATTAGCTGATAAGGCAGAATTATCAAAACAAATGCAAACTGTTATATTAGGTATACAAACAATGGATTTAAATGTATTTGGTGGTATAATAGCAGGGCTTGTTGCATATTTAGTTCATAGAAAAGCAATAACTTTAACATTACCATCAGTTGTAGGATTTTTTAGTGGACCAAGATTAGTACCCATTATGGTAATGCCTGTAATGGCAATAGTTTCTATAATAATATTTTTTGTATGGCCATATGTTCAAGTAGTTATAAATCTTGCTTCGGTAGCAATATTAAAATCAAGTTATGTTGGAACTTTCTTATACTCAGTAACAGAGCGTATTTTACTTCCATTTGGATTACACCATGGATTAAACTGGCCAATTAGAACAACAGAATTAGGGGGAATATTTGTAGTAGATGGTAAAACAGTTGCAGGAACTATAAACGCATATATGGCAGCAATTTCTTCTCCTGATGCTATAATAGACCCTAATATTACAAGATTTAGTTCAGGGAAATTTGTATATAATATGTTTGGGTTAGTTGGAGCAGCATTTGCAATGTATAGAACTGCTAAACCTGAAAAAAGAAAATTGATAGGTTCTTTATTATTAGCAGCAGCAGGTTCGTCATTTTTAACAGGAATAACAGAGCCATTAGAATTTACTTTCTTATTTGTAGCACCAGCATTATATGGAGTTCATGCTATTTTATGTGGTCTTACTTTATTATCAATGAATATAGCGGGAGCAGCTTTTTTAACACCAACAGGGCATGGATTTATTAATTTTGTAATTTATGGAGTATTACAAGGTACAAGAACAAAATGGTATTTAATTTTAATTGCAGGACCAATTTGTTTTATAGTTTATTATTTTGTTTTCAAATACATGATATTGAAATTTAATTTTAAAACTCCTGGTAGAGAAGATGAAGATGAAGTTTTCCTTGCGACAAAAGAAGAAACAAGAGCTAAATATGGTTTGAAAACATTAAAAGATGAAATGCAAGAAAAATCAAACGAAAAAATGTCTGTTAGAGAACAAGCATTAGGTCTAATAGAAGCCCATGGTGGAAAAGAAAATATTGTAGAAGTTGATGCTTGCATTACAAGACTTCGTATTAATGTAAAAGATAAATCGTTAATAGATAAAGAGATAATTAAATCTAAGTATAAAGCATTAGGATTTGTGGAAAGCGGTATGCAAATGCAATCAATATATGGAGCACATGCGAATGTTTTAAAAATGGAAATAAGAGAAATTTTAAGGATGGAAGGTTAA
- a CDS encoding MurR/RpiR family transcriptional regulator, with the protein MLKNIYEKYKDLSDNEKQVINYILGYENIVNLKLKHITQSLFLSSSTVIRACKKLGFSSFNEFKFSLISNNDKKNKNINESLGEIKNRIKGDLSKTLELLTDEKLEKFVKIIIESKRIYCLGYGNSSMVAKELSRNLQLAGFWALAPEEKYLIERIVEISGENDLIIIVSLSGENEILNSQLLESKKNNVKIASITSYGGNNLEKLSDVCLYTYSSSSKREKIRSRLMLHIASNLVFEKLLLDLENIK; encoded by the coding sequence ATGTTAAAAAATATTTATGAAAAATATAAAGATTTATCAGATAATGAAAAACAAGTAATAAACTATATCTTGGGTTATGAAAATATAGTAAACCTAAAGTTAAAACATATAACGCAATCATTATTTTTATCTAGTTCAACTGTTATAAGAGCCTGTAAGAAATTAGGATTTTCATCTTTTAATGAATTTAAATTTTCACTTATAAGCAATAATGATAAAAAAAATAAAAATATTAATGAGAGTTTAGGAGAAATAAAAAATAGAATAAAAGGTGATTTATCAAAAACATTAGAGTTATTGACAGATGAAAAATTAGAAAAATTTGTAAAAATTATAATAGAGTCAAAAAGAATATATTGTTTAGGTTATGGTAATAGTTCTATGGTAGCCAAAGAATTATCAAGAAATTTACAATTAGCAGGCTTTTGGGCATTAGCACCAGAAGAAAAATATTTAATAGAAAGAATTGTTGAAATTTCAGGAGAAAATGACCTTATAATCATAGTATCACTTAGCGGAGAAAATGAAATTTTAAATAGTCAATTATTAGAAAGTAAGAAAAATAATGTTAAAATAGCAAGTATTACAAGTTATGGTGGGAATAATTTAGAAAAATTAAGTGATGTATGTTTGTATACATATAGTTCGTCTAGTAAAAGAGAGAAAATAAGGTCAAGATTAATGTTACATATAGCATCTAATCTAGTATTTGAAAAATTACTATTGGATTTAGAAAATATAAAATAA